Proteins encoded within one genomic window of Brachybacterium muris:
- a CDS encoding alpha-1,4-glucan--maltose-1-phosphate maltosyltransferase gives MPEPTAPGSPATPPPPALDAGIGRIPIMSVQPVVDCGRFPASCVEGETVPVRVNAFREGHDAMGVQVVLTAPDGTEHVRRLASTNPGLDLWETTVRPETTGHWTFRVESFSSPYDTWAHTAEVKIPAGMDTELVIAEGVQVLERALAEIEAGRRPEADGPRLRAAINSLHDTSLSPSGRVGPALAADLRGVMQERPLREGVTTAGPFELIVHRKRALFGSWYEFFPRSEGARFDPEHGGWTSGTLATATGSLDRIAAMGFDVAYLTPIHPIGTTFRKGRNNTLDPREGDPGSPYAIGAPEGGHDAIHPDLGTMDDFDAFVTRAKELGLEVAMDIALQCSPDHPWVTEHPEWFVIRPDGTIAYAENPPKKYQDIYPLSFDTDYDGLYAAIRDMLELWVEHGVTLFRVDNPHTKPVRFWEDLLAEFDRKHPEVIFLAEAFTRPTMMHTLGKVGFHQSYTYFTWRHTPQELREYLEELAASAHYMRPSFWPTTHDILTPFMSEGGRSAFVLRAILAATLVPTWGIYTGYELVEDVPRPGAQEQIDNEKYEYKPRDFAGALTRGESLEPLLTDLNRIRREHPALQSLTTIRFHEADDPQVLVFSKHLDAEATGTGVSDTVLVVSLTEHDRDAWTTLHLDLAALGVGDQFEVEDLLTGERFSWNHNPYVILSAADRPAHVLRVIHPEEERHA, from the coding sequence ATGCCCGAGCCCACCGCCCCCGGATCCCCCGCAACGCCCCCGCCCCCGGCACTGGACGCCGGCATCGGACGCATCCCGATCATGTCCGTCCAGCCGGTCGTGGACTGCGGCCGCTTCCCCGCCTCCTGCGTGGAGGGCGAGACGGTGCCGGTGCGGGTCAACGCCTTCCGCGAGGGGCACGACGCGATGGGCGTGCAGGTGGTGCTCACCGCGCCCGACGGGACCGAGCACGTGCGTCGCCTCGCCAGCACCAACCCCGGCCTGGACCTGTGGGAGACCACGGTACGGCCGGAGACCACCGGTCACTGGACCTTCCGGGTGGAGTCCTTCTCCTCCCCGTACGACACCTGGGCGCACACCGCGGAAGTGAAGATCCCCGCAGGGATGGACACCGAGCTGGTGATCGCCGAGGGCGTGCAGGTGCTGGAGCGGGCGCTGGCCGAGATCGAGGCCGGCCGCCGCCCCGAGGCCGACGGCCCACGACTGCGCGCCGCGATCAACAGCCTGCACGACACGTCCCTGTCGCCGTCGGGGCGGGTGGGGCCCGCCCTCGCCGCCGACCTGCGCGGGGTGATGCAGGAGCGGCCACTGCGCGAGGGCGTCACCACCGCCGGTCCCTTCGAACTGATCGTGCACCGCAAGCGTGCCCTGTTCGGCTCCTGGTACGAGTTCTTCCCGCGGTCCGAGGGTGCGCGCTTCGATCCCGAGCACGGCGGCTGGACCTCCGGCACGCTGGCCACCGCCACCGGGTCGCTGGACCGCATCGCCGCGATGGGCTTCGACGTCGCCTACCTCACGCCCATCCACCCCATCGGCACCACCTTCCGCAAGGGCCGCAACAACACCCTGGACCCCCGCGAGGGCGACCCGGGCTCCCCCTACGCCATCGGTGCACCCGAGGGCGGCCACGACGCGATCCATCCCGACCTCGGCACCATGGATGACTTCGACGCCTTCGTGACCCGCGCCAAGGAGCTGGGGCTCGAGGTGGCGATGGACATCGCCCTGCAGTGCTCCCCGGACCACCCCTGGGTCACCGAGCACCCCGAATGGTTCGTGATCCGGCCCGACGGCACCATCGCCTACGCCGAGAACCCCCCGAAGAAGTACCAGGACATCTACCCCCTCAGCTTCGACACCGACTACGACGGGCTGTACGCGGCGATCCGCGACATGCTCGAGCTGTGGGTGGAGCACGGAGTGACCCTGTTCCGCGTAGACAACCCTCACACCAAGCCCGTGCGCTTCTGGGAGGACCTGCTGGCGGAGTTCGACCGGAAGCACCCCGAGGTGATCTTCCTGGCCGAGGCGTTCACCCGGCCCACCATGATGCACACCCTGGGCAAGGTCGGCTTCCATCAGTCCTACACCTACTTCACCTGGCGCCACACCCCCCAGGAGCTGCGGGAGTACCTCGAGGAGCTCGCGGCCTCGGCGCACTACATGCGGCCCAGCTTCTGGCCCACCACCCACGACATCCTCACCCCGTTCATGAGCGAAGGGGGCCGCAGCGCCTTCGTGCTGCGGGCGATCCTGGCGGCCACCCTGGTGCCCACCTGGGGCATCTACACCGGCTACGAGCTGGTGGAGGACGTGCCCCGCCCCGGTGCGCAGGAGCAGATCGACAACGAGAAGTACGAGTACAAGCCTCGTGACTTCGCCGGAGCGCTCACCCGGGGCGAGAGCCTGGAGCCGCTGCTGACGGACCTGAACCGGATCCGCCGTGAGCACCCGGCCCTGCAGTCCCTGACCACGATCCGCTTCCACGAGGCCGACGACCCGCAGGTGCTGGTGTTCTCCAAGCACCTCGATGCGGAGGCCACCGGCACCGGCGTGTCGGACACGGTGCTGGTGGTGTCGCTGACAGAGCACGACCGCGACGCCTGGACCACCCTCCACCTGGACCTCGCAGCGCTCGGCGTCGGCGATCAGTTCGAGGTGGAGGACCTGCTCACCGGTGAGCGATTCAGCTGGAACCACAACCCGTATGTGATCCTGAGCGCCGCCGACAGGCCCGCCCACGTGCTGCGCGTCATCCATCCCGAGGAGGAACGACATGCCTGA
- the glgB gene encoding 1,4-alpha-glucan branching protein GlgB, translated as MPLGEHELGSAATGSYHDPHSVLGAHQYDGGVTVRTLKPFAHAVEVLTADGTAHPMQHEYDGVWVAAIDAAALSSYQVRVTWQEGEAPVVMEEPYRFWPTLGDLDLHLIREGRHEELWRALGAHVRTVDGVDGTSFAVWAPSARAIQVVGSFNGWDGRSHSLRSLGGSGVWELFVPGIGDGEVYKFRVLGADGTWRDKADPMARLAEVPPATGSVVTTSDYEWKDDAWLAARAESDALASRMSIYEVHLASWRPGLGYEELATELVQYVTDMGFTHVEFMPLAEHPFGGSWGYQVTGYYAPTSRLGSPDELRHLIDTLHAAGIGVIMDWVPAHFPKDEWALARFDGTALYEHADPRKGEHPDWGTYIFDLGRKEVRNFLVANACYWLEEFHVDGLRVDAVASMLYLDYSRKEGEWIPNRHGGRENLEAIDFLQEANATAYKRAPGIVMIAEESTSFPGVTRPTDVGGLGFGFKWNMGWMHDSLVYLGEDPINRQYHHSELTFSMVYQYSENFVLPISHDEVVHGKGSLLRKAPGDDWQQAASLRTFLTYQWTHPGKQLLFMGSEFGQGTEWSEQAGLPWWLLEYPLHRGTQQLVKDLNSLQAEFDSLYQLDQDPQGFEWLIGDDAGHNTIAFVRRNREGDPVVVVLNFSTQPWNEYRVPMPEGGTWLELLNSDSPVYGGSGVGNLGKVHVEQVPMHGREHSVRLAVPPLGAVILAPERLRQG; from the coding sequence ATGCCGCTGGGTGAGCACGAGCTGGGCTCGGCCGCCACCGGCAGCTACCACGACCCCCACTCCGTGCTCGGTGCCCACCAGTACGACGGCGGCGTCACCGTGCGCACCCTGAAGCCCTTCGCCCACGCGGTCGAGGTGCTCACCGCCGACGGCACCGCCCATCCCATGCAGCACGAGTACGACGGCGTGTGGGTCGCCGCGATCGATGCCGCCGCCCTGTCCTCCTACCAGGTGCGCGTCACCTGGCAGGAAGGCGAGGCGCCCGTGGTGATGGAGGAGCCGTACCGCTTCTGGCCCACCCTGGGTGACCTGGACCTGCACCTGATCCGCGAGGGTCGCCACGAGGAGCTGTGGCGGGCGCTCGGCGCCCACGTGCGCACCGTCGACGGGGTGGACGGCACCAGCTTCGCGGTGTGGGCCCCCTCCGCCCGCGCCATCCAGGTGGTGGGCTCCTTCAACGGCTGGGACGGCCGCAGCCACTCCCTGCGCTCCCTGGGCGGCTCCGGCGTGTGGGAGCTGTTCGTTCCCGGCATCGGCGACGGCGAGGTGTACAAGTTCCGCGTGCTCGGGGCCGACGGCACCTGGCGGGACAAGGCCGACCCCATGGCGCGCCTGGCCGAGGTGCCGCCCGCCACCGGCTCCGTGGTCACCACCAGCGATTACGAGTGGAAGGACGACGCCTGGCTGGCCGCCCGCGCCGAGTCCGACGCCCTGGCCTCCCGGATGTCGATCTACGAGGTGCACCTGGCAAGCTGGCGGCCGGGACTGGGCTACGAGGAGCTGGCCACCGAGCTGGTGCAGTACGTGACCGACATGGGCTTCACCCACGTGGAGTTCATGCCCCTGGCGGAGCACCCCTTCGGCGGCTCCTGGGGCTACCAGGTGACCGGCTACTACGCCCCCACCTCGCGCCTGGGTTCCCCCGACGAGCTGCGCCACCTGATCGACACCCTGCATGCCGCCGGCATCGGCGTGATCATGGACTGGGTGCCCGCGCACTTCCCGAAGGACGAGTGGGCCCTGGCCCGCTTCGACGGCACCGCGCTGTACGAGCACGCGGATCCCCGCAAGGGCGAGCACCCCGACTGGGGCACCTACATCTTCGACCTGGGCCGCAAGGAAGTGCGCAACTTCCTGGTCGCCAACGCCTGCTACTGGCTCGAGGAGTTCCACGTCGACGGTCTGCGCGTGGACGCCGTGGCCTCGATGCTGTACCTGGACTACTCCCGTAAGGAGGGCGAGTGGATCCCCAACCGCCACGGCGGCCGGGAGAACCTCGAGGCGATCGACTTCCTGCAGGAGGCCAACGCCACCGCCTACAAGCGCGCCCCCGGCATCGTGATGATCGCCGAGGAGTCCACCTCGTTCCCGGGCGTCACCCGCCCCACCGACGTGGGCGGGCTGGGCTTCGGCTTCAAGTGGAACATGGGCTGGATGCACGACTCGCTGGTGTACCTGGGCGAGGACCCGATCAACCGCCAGTACCACCACAGCGAGCTCACCTTCTCGATGGTGTACCAGTACTCCGAGAACTTCGTGCTGCCCATCAGCCATGACGAGGTGGTCCACGGGAAGGGATCGCTGCTGCGCAAGGCCCCCGGGGACGACTGGCAGCAGGCCGCGTCGCTGCGGACCTTCCTCACCTACCAGTGGACCCACCCGGGCAAGCAGCTTCTGTTCATGGGCTCCGAGTTCGGTCAGGGCACCGAGTGGTCCGAGCAGGCCGGTCTGCCGTGGTGGCTGCTGGAGTACCCGCTTCACCGCGGCACCCAGCAGCTGGTCAAGGACCTCAACTCCCTCCAGGCCGAGTTCGACTCCCTGTACCAGCTGGACCAGGACCCGCAGGGCTTCGAGTGGCTGATCGGGGACGACGCCGGACACAACACGATCGCGTTCGTGCGACGCAACCGCGAGGGCGACCCGGTGGTGGTGGTGCTGAACTTCTCCACCCAGCCCTGGAACGAGTACCGCGTGCCCATGCCCGAGGGTGGCACGTGGCTGGAGCTGCTGAACTCCGACTCCCCCGTGTATGGCGGTAGCGGTGTGGGCAACCTCGGCAAGGTGCATGTGGAGCAGGTCCCGATGCATGGCCGCGAGCACTCGGTGCGCCTGGCGGTCCCGCCGCTAGGTGCGGTGATCCTCGCCCCGGAGCGCCTGCGCCAGGGCTGA
- a CDS encoding AAA family ATPase: protein MERSTAIVRTITQVFQSRVVGQENLRLSLLTALAAGGHVLLESVPGLAKTTAASALASAITGSFSRIQCTPDLMPNDIIGTQIFNYGSGTFTTQLGPVHANVVLLDEINRSSAKTQSAMLEAMQERQTSIGGEIHKLPEPFMVLATQNPIEEEGTYVLPEAQMDRFLMKEVLTYPRPAEEHEILDRSTSGSLSGPKQSVGAVSLEDIRFLQEMVDTVYVDPAVKRYIIDVVFTTRGSGPRPVPNLTQSVRVGASPRGSLALMRVGQAHALLHGRDYVTPDDVRAMRHGVLRHRLVLTFDALASGIKPEQIIDAVFHAVPMP, encoded by the coding sequence ATGGAGCGCTCCACCGCCATCGTGCGCACCATCACCCAGGTGTTCCAGTCGCGCGTGGTGGGCCAGGAGAACCTACGCCTGAGCCTGCTGACGGCGCTCGCCGCCGGTGGGCACGTGCTGCTGGAGTCGGTGCCGGGTCTGGCCAAGACCACCGCCGCCAGCGCGCTGGCCTCGGCGATCACCGGTTCCTTCTCCCGCATCCAGTGCACTCCGGACCTGATGCCCAACGACATCATCGGCACCCAGATCTTCAACTACGGCTCCGGCACCTTCACCACACAGCTGGGTCCGGTGCACGCCAACGTGGTGCTGCTGGACGAGATCAACCGCTCCTCCGCCAAGACCCAGTCCGCGATGCTCGAGGCGATGCAGGAGCGCCAGACCTCCATCGGCGGCGAGATCCACAAGCTGCCCGAGCCGTTCATGGTGCTGGCCACCCAGAACCCCATCGAGGAGGAGGGCACCTACGTGCTGCCCGAGGCCCAGATGGACCGCTTCCTGATGAAGGAGGTGCTCACCTACCCGCGGCCCGCCGAGGAGCACGAGATCCTGGACCGCTCCACCTCCGGCAGTCTCTCGGGCCCCAAGCAGTCCGTGGGCGCGGTGAGCCTGGAGGACATCCGCTTCCTGCAGGAGATGGTGGACACCGTCTACGTCGATCCCGCGGTCAAGCGCTACATCATCGACGTGGTCTTCACGACCCGCGGCTCCGGCCCCCGTCCGGTCCCGAACCTCACCCAGTCGGTGCGTGTGGGCGCCAGCCCCCGCGGCTCCCTGGCCCTGATGCGGGTGGGGCAGGCACATGCCCTGCTCCACGGCCGCGACTACGTGACCCCGGACGACGTGCGCGCTATGCGCCACGGCGTGCTGCGGCACCGCCTCGTGCTCACCTTCGACGCCCTGGCCAGCGGGATCAAGCCCGAGCAGATCATCGACGCGGTGTTCCACGCCGTGCCGATGCCCTGA
- a CDS encoding vWA domain-containing protein translates to MIFWWVTALLLLAGLAVWAITFWNRRAMRKSPVLVANSSYMDRIPSFLRAQRTARAVRVLQVGIAVLGVIAASVLSGRIATERIETPDFASRDIVLCLDVSGSMYEYDTEILQTFAEMVDGFEGERVALSIFNSTSRTVFPLTNDYDLIHRELSEGAEAIDFDEFGYRLGTRDYDDDKVSKYVEFVEGTRGIPDEASIVPDGLASCGQLFDRAEEDRSRSIIFATDNEVNGTPIFTLDEAADSVARRDITLYTFFPGAYECASDCLTELKTATEEHDGVLYQSTDPDAIPSIIQEIQRTQAAAMGATPTVVRTDHPGFGFVLTFLTLVGVIVLGWRAR, encoded by the coding sequence ATGATCTTCTGGTGGGTCACGGCCCTGCTGCTGCTGGCGGGGCTCGCGGTCTGGGCGATCACGTTCTGGAACCGCCGGGCGATGCGGAAGTCGCCGGTGCTGGTGGCGAACTCGTCCTACATGGACCGCATCCCCAGCTTCCTGCGCGCCCAGCGCACCGCCCGCGCGGTGCGGGTGCTGCAGGTGGGCATCGCGGTGCTGGGCGTCATCGCGGCCTCGGTGCTGTCCGGTCGCATCGCCACCGAGCGCATCGAGACCCCGGACTTCGCCTCCCGCGACATCGTGCTGTGCCTGGACGTCTCCGGATCGATGTACGAGTACGACACCGAGATCCTGCAGACCTTCGCCGAGATGGTGGACGGCTTCGAGGGGGAGCGGGTGGCGCTGTCGATCTTCAACTCGACCAGTCGCACCGTGTTCCCCCTGACCAACGACTACGACCTGATCCACCGCGAGCTCTCCGAAGGCGCCGAGGCGATCGACTTCGACGAGTTCGGGTATCGCCTGGGCACGCGGGACTACGACGACGACAAGGTGAGCAAGTACGTCGAGTTCGTCGAGGGCACCCGGGGCATCCCCGACGAGGCCTCGATCGTGCCGGACGGCCTGGCCTCCTGCGGGCAGCTGTTCGACCGTGCCGAGGAGGACCGCTCCCGGTCGATCATCTTCGCGACCGACAACGAGGTCAACGGCACCCCGATCTTCACCCTCGACGAGGCCGCGGACTCGGTGGCCCGACGCGACATCACCCTGTACACCTTCTTCCCCGGCGCCTACGAGTGCGCCTCGGACTGCCTCACGGAGCTGAAGACCGCCACCGAGGAGCACGACGGGGTGCTGTACCAGTCCACCGACCCCGATGCGATCCCCTCGATCATCCAGGAGATCCAGCGCACCCAGGCCGCGGCGATGGGGGCGACCCCCACGGTGGTGCGCACCGACCACCCGGGCTTCGGCTTCGTGCTCACCTTCCTGACCCTGGTGGGCGTGATCGTGCTGGGATGGAGGGCGCGATGA
- the glgX gene encoding glycogen debranching protein GlgX yields MHADRFDRATPPVAPTSPGLSVDEQGRGTFAVAAPRADAVDLCIDRGGAELHHRLRHYDGGLRWDHVTGMTPGTRYGLRVHGPWDPGAGLYGNPRKLLLDPYAHGVSHASPLLSSFFPFEVDAMLDPAGDRLVPSTLDDRETAVWSVVTTDRFDWQGDLRPMVDWDETVLYELHVKGFTRLHPEVPPEQRGTYAGLGHPAVTGYLTDLGVTTVELLPIHAAMDEPHLTRLGLTNYWGYSTMSFMAPEPSLATAAAQRSGAQAVLDEVRTMVRNLHTAGLEVVLDVVYNHTAEGGAGGPSLSLRGLDNREYYWMDHSSFLDVTGTGGTLDPRSVHVMDLILASLRYWVQEIHVDGFRFDLAATLGRDEHGFRPDHPLLRAIVTDPVLRRVKLIAEPWDVGTGGWQTGGFPAPFAEWNDSFRDDVRAFWLSDRALRERDGNPAVGGVRDLATRLTASSDLFTSRDPSHLPAGRSLRSPWASINFVTAHDGFTLRDLTTYESKHNEANGEDNRDGTSDNRSWNHGFEGEPVTGLGEADPLLAARRRTSRGILATLLLASGTPMLTAGDEFGRTQHGNNNAYCQDNEISWVDWTLRPQDRALRDTVKALLWLRAEHPQLRSPHFLRPADPAALDPGQVAWFGPDGTGMEHADWMDPSRHLLAMLRPGVPGPDGSQHLLIVISTEAEQVDLTLPGAPWPQGPTRVLFDSSLEDQSLLPTGPVQGGQVPVEPGSVIVLGITTPERLS; encoded by the coding sequence GTGCATGCCGATCGCTTCGACCGCGCCACCCCTCCGGTGGCCCCCACCTCCCCCGGTCTCAGCGTGGACGAGCAGGGACGCGGCACCTTCGCCGTGGCCGCTCCCCGCGCCGACGCCGTGGACCTGTGCATCGACCGGGGTGGCGCAGAGCTGCACCACCGGCTGCGTCACTACGACGGCGGTCTGCGCTGGGACCACGTCACCGGCATGACCCCCGGCACCCGCTACGGCCTGCGGGTGCACGGCCCCTGGGACCCGGGCGCCGGTCTGTACGGCAACCCGCGCAAGCTGCTGCTGGACCCGTACGCCCACGGTGTCTCCCACGCCTCCCCACTGCTGAGCTCGTTCTTCCCCTTCGAGGTGGACGCGATGCTGGACCCGGCCGGGGACCGGCTCGTCCCCAGCACGCTGGACGACCGCGAGACCGCCGTGTGGTCCGTGGTGACCACCGACCGCTTCGACTGGCAGGGGGACCTGCGGCCGATGGTGGACTGGGACGAGACCGTCCTGTACGAGCTGCACGTCAAGGGCTTCACCCGACTGCACCCCGAGGTGCCGCCGGAGCAGCGCGGCACCTACGCGGGCCTCGGCCACCCGGCCGTCACCGGCTACCTCACCGACCTGGGCGTCACCACGGTGGAACTGCTGCCCATCCATGCCGCGATGGACGAGCCGCACCTGACCCGATTGGGACTGACCAACTACTGGGGCTACTCGACCATGTCCTTCATGGCGCCCGAGCCGTCCCTGGCCACCGCCGCCGCCCAACGCTCCGGTGCCCAGGCCGTGCTGGACGAGGTCAGGACCATGGTGCGCAACCTCCACACCGCCGGTCTCGAGGTGGTGCTGGACGTGGTCTACAACCACACCGCCGAGGGCGGCGCAGGCGGGCCCTCCCTGTCACTGCGGGGACTGGACAACCGCGAGTACTACTGGATGGACCACAGCTCCTTCCTGGACGTCACCGGCACCGGCGGCACCCTGGACCCCCGGTCCGTGCACGTGATGGACCTGATCCTCGCCTCCCTGCGGTACTGGGTGCAGGAGATCCACGTGGACGGCTTCCGCTTCGACCTGGCCGCCACCCTGGGGCGCGACGAGCACGGCTTCCGACCGGACCACCCGCTGCTGCGGGCGATCGTGACCGACCCGGTGCTGCGCCGGGTCAAGCTGATCGCCGAGCCCTGGGACGTGGGCACCGGTGGTTGGCAGACCGGCGGCTTCCCCGCACCGTTCGCGGAGTGGAACGACTCCTTCCGCGATGACGTGCGCGCGTTCTGGCTCTCCGACCGCGCCCTGCGCGAACGGGACGGCAACCCGGCCGTGGGTGGGGTGCGCGACCTGGCCACCCGGTTGACCGCCTCGAGCGACCTGTTCACCTCCCGGGACCCCTCGCACCTGCCCGCCGGCCGCAGCCTGCGCTCCCCCTGGGCCTCGATCAACTTCGTCACCGCCCATGACGGCTTCACCCTGCGGGACCTGACCACGTACGAGTCCAAGCACAACGAGGCCAATGGGGAGGACAACCGGGACGGCACCTCCGACAACCGCTCCTGGAACCATGGGTTCGAAGGTGAACCGGTCACGGGCCTTGGGGAAGCCGATCCCCTGCTGGCTGCCCGCCGCCGCACCTCCCGTGGGATCCTCGCGACGCTGCTGCTGGCGTCGGGCACCCCGATGCTCACCGCGGGCGACGAGTTCGGCCGCACCCAGCACGGCAACAACAACGCCTACTGCCAGGACAACGAGATCTCCTGGGTGGACTGGACGCTGCGTCCCCAGGACCGGGCCCTGCGCGATACCGTCAAGGCTCTGCTGTGGCTGCGCGCCGAGCACCCCCAGCTGCGCAGCCCCCACTTCCTGAGGCCTGCGGACCCGGCGGCGCTGGATCCCGGTCAGGTGGCATGGTTCGGTCCCGATGGCACCGGCATGGAGCACGCCGATTGGATGGACCCCTCCCGCCACCTGCTGGCGATGCTGCGGCCGGGTGTGCCCGGCCCGGACGGCTCCCAGCACCTGCTGATCGTGATCTCCACCGAGGCGGAGCAGGTGGACCTCACCCTGCCCGGGGCGCCGTGGCCCCAGGGACCCACCCGGGTGCTGTTCGACAGCTCGCTGGAGGACCAGTCCCTCCTACCCACCGGTCCGGTGCAGGGCGGGCAGGTCCCGGTCGAGCCCGGTAGCGTGATCGTCCTCGGGATCACCACTCCCGAGCGACTATCGTGA
- a CDS encoding vWA domain-containing protein, whose product MIRLEPLMPLWASVPLFGLLLIFCVVLLVLRPRQRVAWLRRTLMVLLLLVVALRPVTPLEGEQTQRMNANVFFVVDRTGSMNAEDYAGDQPRLEGVKADMERIMGMTEGARYSIIAFDSTATEQLPLTTDAGAATAWVDTLTTEPTAYSQGSNVDRPLTSLLTALQETEREDPDSHILVYFLSDGENTDERESESFGQANPMVDGGAVLGYGTPTGGPMKAQGGENHGEYIPSPDGGQGISTIDQGQLEKIAADLGVPYIHRTDPEAPIEGTMEGITLRPVPIESARSVASFEDWYWIASIPLAALFIWELGEMTYRLPRRLDRYDISGAQR is encoded by the coding sequence ATGATCCGCCTCGAGCCGCTGATGCCCCTATGGGCCTCCGTGCCCCTTTTCGGCCTGCTGCTGATCTTCTGCGTGGTGCTGCTGGTGCTGCGACCCCGGCAGCGTGTTGCCTGGCTGCGCCGCACCCTGATGGTGCTGCTGCTGCTGGTGGTGGCACTGAGACCGGTGACGCCGCTGGAGGGCGAGCAGACCCAGCGGATGAACGCGAACGTGTTCTTCGTGGTGGACCGCACCGGTTCCATGAACGCCGAGGACTATGCCGGGGACCAGCCGCGCCTGGAGGGCGTCAAGGCCGACATGGAACGCATCATGGGCATGACCGAGGGTGCCCGGTACAGCATCATCGCCTTCGACTCCACTGCCACCGAGCAGCTGCCGCTGACCACCGATGCTGGCGCCGCGACGGCCTGGGTGGACACCCTCACCACCGAGCCCACCGCCTACTCCCAGGGCTCGAACGTGGACCGGCCGCTCACGTCCCTGCTCACGGCCCTGCAGGAGACCGAGCGTGAGGACCCCGACTCCCACATACTGGTCTACTTCCTCTCCGACGGCGAGAACACCGACGAGCGCGAATCGGAGTCCTTCGGGCAGGCGAACCCCATGGTCGACGGGGGCGCCGTGCTGGGCTACGGGACACCCACGGGTGGCCCGATGAAGGCTCAGGGCGGCGAGAACCACGGCGAGTACATCCCGTCCCCCGACGGCGGCCAGGGCATATCCACGATCGACCAGGGACAGCTGGAGAAGATCGCCGCGGATCTGGGCGTCCCCTACATCCACCGCACCGATCCCGAGGCACCGATCGAGGGCACCATGGAGGGGATCACCCTGCGCCCGGTGCCCATCGAGTCCGCGCGCAGCGTCGCCAGCTTCGAGGACTGGTACTGGATCGCCTCGATCCCACTGGCGGCCCTGTTCATCTGGGAGCTGGGGGAGATGACCTATCGGCTCCCGCGCAGGCTGGACCGCTACGACATCTCAGGAGCGCAGCGATGA
- a CDS encoding DUF58 domain-containing protein: MATSLLTRVKARVDLHTSNRARGLIQGRGRSLFKGSGEDFDDLKYYQPGDKISDIDWKATARSGEPLIRQFNEERVRHLSIVADTSSAMAATAADGTSKRDAMVMAAGMICYLAQKNGDLVGLVAGDDAHPVQLPARSSDGHLELLLRSVQQATTTAASQPDSAWLLERAFRVTTRSTLMTIITDEARPDVEDFAALRRLTTRHDVMVIRIADADPLQRDSLDHDVVDVDSPREVASIARTSKRVAQDVEAYRQARRQGISEMLDRLHVTHMLTAGETTVVDDMVTMLRSREFRHARA; the protein is encoded by the coding sequence ATGGCGACCTCGCTGCTCACCCGGGTCAAGGCCCGGGTGGACCTGCACACCTCGAACCGGGCGCGCGGCCTGATCCAGGGCCGCGGCCGCTCGCTGTTCAAGGGCAGCGGGGAGGACTTCGACGACCTGAAGTACTACCAGCCCGGCGACAAGATCTCCGACATCGACTGGAAGGCGACCGCGCGTTCCGGTGAGCCGCTGATCCGGCAGTTCAACGAGGAGCGCGTGCGGCACCTGTCGATCGTGGCCGACACCTCCTCGGCGATGGCCGCCACCGCCGCTGACGGCACCTCCAAGCGCGATGCGATGGTGATGGCGGCCGGGATGATCTGCTACCTGGCGCAGAAGAACGGGGACCTGGTGGGCCTGGTCGCCGGTGACGACGCACACCCCGTGCAGCTGCCCGCGCGCTCCAGCGACGGGCACCTCGAGCTGCTGCTGCGCAGCGTCCAGCAGGCCACCACCACTGCGGCGTCGCAGCCGGACAGTGCCTGGCTGCTGGAGCGGGCGTTCCGGGTGACCACCCGCTCCACCCTGATGACCATCATCACCGACGAGGCGCGCCCCGATGTCGAGGATTTCGCGGCACTGCGCCGGCTCACCACCCGGCACGACGTGATGGTGATCCGGATCGCCGATGCCGACCCGCTGCAGCGCGACTCGCTGGACCACGACGTGGTGGACGTGGACTCCCCGCGGGAGGTCGCCTCCATCGCCCGCACCTCGAAGCGTGTCGCACAGGACGTCGAGGCCTACCGGCAGGCCCGCCGACAGGGGATCTCCGAGATGCTCGACCGTCTGCACGTCACCCACATGCTGACCGCGGGGGAGACCACGGTGGTGGACGACATGGTGACGATGCTGAGGTCGAGGGAGTTCCGCCATGCCCGTGCCTGA